In the genome of Methanococcoides burtonii DSM 6242, the window GGTCTATTCCTTCTATGGGAGCTGCTACAACTCCTTCTGTGAGCATTGCAACAGATACGCGTATGGCAGCTTCTATAGCTTCTGATTTCGAGTCGAACTCTCCTACCTTTCCCTGGGCGACCTCTCTTCCAAGTGCCAGTGCAGCTTCTTCTCTTGACATCGTTTCTTCAAGTTTGCGTATAAGTTCGGCAACCCCTTTGACTCCGATGAGGTTTTCCACACGGTCGGCAAGGTCCTTTGCAAGAGGTATCTCGACATGTGGTTTTGGGTCTTTACCCCTGGATCGGGCATCGTTTACAATGTCTATCTCTTTTTTTAGTGTGCCTTCAAGGGTGTTGAAGTACTCATTCATTTCATCGCTTGCAACTATTTCTGCCATATTGGTTTGTTCTCCCTTCTTGTCAGTGACTATAAGGTGTGAAATTAAAAAGATGTTGATGTCGATTGAGATTAAACCATATGTTTTTATATTTGTAACGATATAATTAAATAGTAACATTTAGTTTTAATGAGGTGTATATAATGAAATGGGGTATACTAACAATTCTGTTGATTATTTCAATGCTTTCAATTCCTGCATCTGCAGATCTTTTTGACGACCTGGACCTTGCTGTGAACGATTTTAATGAGAACGTCGATCAAGTTCCTTCAAGTGTTAAATATGTTATAGGAAATGAAGAAATGCTTTTGTTCATCGATATGAACGATGCAAGCAAACTTGCTATAAAAGCAGTAACTAATGTAGATCTGGAGGTTACGACCTTTGAAGATGTAAATGCTTCCAATCCTGGTTTTGAACCAGATCTTATTGTAACTTCCAGTGAAGATGTAGTGAGGGATCTACTGGATTCTGAGGATGCTGTTGCGGATTTCAATGATGCATATGATAATGGCAAGATTATGATCGAGGCAGCAAGCACTATAGATAAGATCATTATCTCTGTAGGTGGAGTTTTCTTGAAACTTTTAGGTACGGTTGGAGTTGTATAAATATTGCATTAAAATGCATATTTCGATTTCTCTATTTTTCTATTTTCCATTTTCTATTTTTTTCATTTTGGATAGGGGTTTGAATGTTGTGAATCGAACTATGCAGATGTATTATATTATTAATTAAATACTACTTATCACGTTTTGCTTATAAACGCTTACCAGAAACTACATAAAAGTATATGTTCAATTAAGTTCAATTTCGGCTTATGATAAACGTATTGATCCAAGCTGGGTCTGAATTGATAATTATGAGGTACAAATAATGACAGTAAAAATAACGGAAACTATTCTGAGGGATGCTCACCAATCCCTTCTCGCAACACGTATGCGAACCCGTAACATGCTGCCTATCATCGACAAACTTGATGAGGTTGGCTACTATTCCCTTGAAATGTGGGGTGGTGCAACATTCGATACCTGTATCCGTTATCTGAACGAAGACCCATGGGAGCGGCTCCGGGAGCTTAAGAGTCGCATGGAGAAAACTCCTGCGCAGATGCTTCTTAGGGGTCAGAACCTTGTGGGCTATCGTCATTATTCTGATGATGTTGTGGAAAAATTCGTTACCAAAGCACATGAGAATGGCATTGATATCTTCAGGATATTCGATGCTGTTAATGATATACGCAACATGGAGAAAGCTATCTCAGTTGCAAAGAATGTCGGTGCTCATGTACAGGGTACTATCAGTTATACAATAAGTCCGGTACATACAGTGGAGAAATATGTCGAGTTTGCAAATGAGCTTGCTGAACGTGATTGTGACTCGATCTGTATCAAAGACATGGCAGGCCTTCTCGCACCGCATGAAGCATATGAGCTTATAACGTCACTCAAAAAAGAGGTAGGACTTCCTGTGGCACTCCACTGCCATTGTACATCAGGAATGGCATCCATGAGCTACCTGGCTGCATGTAAGGCAGGTGTCGATATTCTCGATACTGCACTTTCTCCCCTGGCAGGAGGAACCTCCCAGCCACCTACGGAATCTGTTGTTGCTGCTCTACAGAGGACAAAATATGACACAGGACTTGATCTTGGGAAATTCACAGCAGCTTCAAAATATTTCAAGGACCTTAAAGAAGAGTTCCGGGGTATCCTTGATCCTATTTCAGAGCAGATCGATACTAACGTATTGTTGTATCAGATCCCTGGCGGTATGCTTTCCAATCTTGTTTCACAGCTTAAGGAGCAGAATGCCCTTGATAAATATGAGGCGGTTCTGGAGGAAATGCCAAAAGTACGTGAGGAGCTTGGTTATCCTCCGCTTGTCACCCCGACCAGCCAGATCGTAGGCACACAGGCTGTTTTGAATGTGCTTATGGGTGAACGCTATAAGGTCATTCCGAAAGAGGTCAAGGATTATGTGCGTGGTCTCTATGGCAGGTCACCTGCACCTATCAGTTCCGAAATGATCGCGAAGATAATTGGCGATGAGATGCCTATCACAGTTCGTCCTGCTGACCTTCTCAAACCTGAGTATGAGTCACTTAAAAAAGAGGCCGAAGAGAAGGGTCTTGTGAAGAAAGAGGAGGATGTACTTACTTATATCCTGTATCCTGCAATTGCACCTAAGTTCCTGCTTGGTGAAGCTGAGGAGGAAGAGCTTGTTGCAACAAAGGCAGCTACTGGTGTTGCACCGGTGAATGTGGCCATTCCAACGGATTATATAGTTGAGATCGAAGGCGAGGTATTTGAGGTCAAAGTAGAGCCAGCCGGAGGTTCTGTCACTGTTGCTGAGAAGTCTTCAGAGGTAGTTGAATGCGAGGGTGCGGTTACAAGCCACATGCAGGGAATGGTCCTTTCCATAAATGTCAGTGTCGGAGATACTGTTGAAGAAGGCGACAAGGTCTGTGTGATCGAGGCCATGAAGATGGAGAATGCTATCCATGCTTCCCATGGCGGTGTGGTAAAGGGTATCTTCGTTTCCGAAGGGGATCTGGTCAGTAAGGTCGAAGTACTGATGACTATTAACTAACAGGAGTTCTTATCATGTTCAAGAAAGTCCTTATAGCAAACAGGGGTGAGATCGCTATCCGTATAATGCGTGCATGCAGGGAACTTGATGTTTCCACAGTTGCTGTATATTCGGATGCTGACAAGAATGCCCTTTTTCCAAAATATGCAGATGAAGCATATCATATCGGTCCTTCACCTTCAAGCCAGAGTTATCTGAACATGGACAAGATAATCGAAGTGGCAAAGGAGTCGGGTGCGGAAGGGATCCATCCTGGATATGGTTTCCTTTCAGAGAATCCGGTTTTCGCAAAGAAGTGTAAGGCTGCTGGGATCGTGTTC includes:
- the oadA gene encoding sodium-extruding oxaloacetate decarboxylase subunit alpha, with product MTVKITETILRDAHQSLLATRMRTRNMLPIIDKLDEVGYYSLEMWGGATFDTCIRYLNEDPWERLRELKSRMEKTPAQMLLRGQNLVGYRHYSDDVVEKFVTKAHENGIDIFRIFDAVNDIRNMEKAISVAKNVGAHVQGTISYTISPVHTVEKYVEFANELAERDCDSICIKDMAGLLAPHEAYELITSLKKEVGLPVALHCHCTSGMASMSYLAACKAGVDILDTALSPLAGGTSQPPTESVVAALQRTKYDTGLDLGKFTAASKYFKDLKEEFRGILDPISEQIDTNVLLYQIPGGMLSNLVSQLKEQNALDKYEAVLEEMPKVREELGYPPLVTPTSQIVGTQAVLNVLMGERYKVIPKEVKDYVRGLYGRSPAPISSEMIAKIIGDEMPITVRPADLLKPEYESLKKEAEEKGLVKKEEDVLTYILYPAIAPKFLLGEAEEEELVATKAATGVAPVNVAIPTDYIVEIEGEVFEVKVEPAGGSVTVAEKSSEVVECEGAVTSHMQGMVLSINVSVGDTVEEGDKVCVIEAMKMENAIHASHGGVVKGIFVSEGDLVSKVEVLMTIN